Below is a window of Ochotona princeps isolate mOchPri1 chromosome 19, mOchPri1.hap1, whole genome shotgun sequence DNA.
tttgatggaagatcttactgacTGAATGTAATGTACATTAATCCTGAAAAAGACAAGCTTCAAGTAAGGGGAACCTGCTTTTGACGTTTAAATGAACATCGTGGACCTTCTGCTGTGTAAACCTTTTTCTCTTTGTaccacccaccacacacacataatatattCCTCACAATTACAAGGGACCAATGGACATAAAATCCAATTTAAATGTCTGCTTCTAGAAGCTTATGAAACAAATGAACAACAAATATAAGGCATAAACGGCACATTAGTATGGAAAACAGACAAGTCAGGTTACTGAAGAACATATCTACTTGTAGTTGAAAggatttatataaattatttcaaaggcTGATTTAATGACTACCTCATTTTATACTTATGATAtgttaaagtttaaaaaactatTCATCAATTTCGATATAGTGGCAGAACCACACAGCTCTGTAAGATGGCTTATAGTTACACTGGCTCCTATTTCATTCCCCGTTTCAGAATAGTATATCTGCGTTTTATCTCACTAAAATTTCCGCTATATTTTCATGTGAACATGGACAAGAGTACAAGGAGGGGAAGCATAAAATCCTGAAATGAAACTCACCTGTTGGGAGGTCGGCTCGCTGGGAGTGCTAAGCGGAAACAAGGACCCGGATGGGTCACCACAGAGGATGTCTTGTCCTGTGCTCAACTGCTCACTAGCGTTTAGAAAACTAAACTCCGTCTTTCCCGTGTGGGCAACGCACAGGTTGTAGGAATAGGGCAAGGTGCCCTCGCTGTAGCGGGGAGGCATTCCGGGGCCAGATTTTGAACAGACAGCACCAGGCTGGAAGCAGCCTCCCATTGCGGAGCTGGAGGAGCGGCGCAGGCGCAGCGCGATGGCCAGGATCACCGTGAGCAGGAAGAGCACGGAGATGGCGGCCAAGGCCAGCACCAGGTAAAACTGCAGCTCGCCCTGAGGGTCCGGGGGCGCCGCGTGCTCACTCAGGTCCGGCGGCACCTCCTGCAGGCTGTCCGCGAAGACCAGGTGCAGCGTGGCGGTGGCAGACAGCGGCGGCTGCCCGCCATCGCGCACAGCCACCAGCAGGCGCTGGCGGGCCGCGTCCCTGTCGCCCAGGGCGCGCGCTGTGCGCACCTCGCCCGTGCGCAGCCCCAGGCTGAAGAGCCCGGGCTCGCTGGCCTGCAGCACGTGGTACGACAGCCAGGCGTTGTGGCCAGAGTCGGCGTCCACCGCCACCACCTTGGTGACCAGGTAGCCGGGCTCGGCGGCGCGCGGCACCGTGTCGAAGAGCGCCGAGCCGTCGGGCGCCAGCGCCGGGTACAGCACGCGCGGCGCGTTGTCGTTGCGGTCGCCCACCAGCACGCGCACGCTCACGTTGGCGCTGAGTGCGGGCGAGCCCTGGTCGCGGGCCTGCAGCGTGAGGTGGAAGGCGCGCAGCTGCTCGTGGTCCAGGGCGCGCTGCGCGAACAGCACGCCACTGTGTGCGCTCACTGACACGTAGGACGCCAGCGTTTGTGCCTCCAGGTCGCTGGCCACGATGGAGTAGGTGACCTGCCCATTGGAGCCCAGATCCGGGTCGGAGGCGCTGACCTGTGCGATGGAGGCTCCTGGGGGATTGTTCTCTGCCACGTGGACCACGTAGGAGGGCTGCTGGAAGACAGGCGCGTTGTCGTTGACGTCAGCGATGTGCACTGTGACGCTGACACTGGAGGAGAGTGGTGGCTTGCCTCTGTCAGTGGCCGTGATGGTGACATTGTATTCAGGGCTTTGCTCACGGTCTAGGACCCCATCGGTTACTAATTTATACGTGTTTTTTGAGGAAGTGAGCATTTTAAAAGGAACATATCCTTCTAAATTACACGTGACTTCTCCGTTGGGTCCTGAGTCCTTGTCCTGGATTTTGATCAAAGCAATTAGTGTTCCAGGCATAGCGTCTTCCGTTACTAGGTTGGGGAGGGACTGGAATTTCACTTCTGGGGCGTTGTCGTTTTCATCCAAGACCTCTATCTCCACCGTACACTGTGCAATCAGGCCTCCGCCATCCCTTGCTTGCACAACAAAGGAATATTCTTTGAGTTCTTCAAAATCTAAAGCATGTAGGGTACTAATCTCTCCGGTGTCAGGGTTCAGTTCAAACTGAGGGACCTGGCTCACTTCACTGCAGGAGAAGGTGATCTCTGCATTTACTCCCTCGTCTTGGTCCGTGGCAGTCACCCGAAGCACCATGCTCCCTGGGTGCACGGCCTCTGATATGCGCACCTTGTAGACGTTCTGGCTGAACACAGGAGGGTTGTCATTGGCATCTGCCACCAGCACATGAATCTGCGCTGTGCTACTGAGCGCTGGGTCCCCTGAATCCAAGGCAGTCAAGGTCAAGTGGTAGGACCTCTGCTTTTCCCTGTCTAAAGATGCCTTCAGGATCATCTCAGGGTATTTACTGCCGTCGGATTTCTCCTTATTCGCAAGCGAGAAGTGATCACTGGGACTGAGCTGGTAACTCTGCAGCGAATTGGTACCAATATCTGCATCAAAAGCAGAGCCTAAGATAAACCGGGCCCCCGGTTGAGCAGACTCACTGATTTGTAGCTCAAAGAAACTTTGGGTGAATTTGGGCGCGTGGTCATTAATGTCCTCAACTTCCACGTTTACGTGATAGAAGTTTAGCGGGTTTtcagccacagcctccagctCCAGAGAGCAGGCAGGCTTCCTCCCGCAGAGCTGCTCCCTGTCCAGCCTGCCGCTCACCACCAGCTCCCCGCTCTCGGCACGCACGCTCAGGTAAGGCTTCTCGGAACTCAGGCGCAGTTTGCGAGCCGCTACCCCGGGGACGCTGATGCCCAGGTCCCTGGCGAGGTGCCCCACCACCGTTCCCACGGGCATCTCCTCGCGGATCCTGTAGCGGAGCTGCTCTGAGAGCGCCCGGCAGAACaaaggcagctgcagcagcagtagcagcagcaaggcAAAGAGCAGCGCCCCAGCGCCGCtccctcttcccatccctcctctcccctaggcTTGCTCACCAGCCTGCGGGCACCTGGCCACAAATCCCCTCTGTAGTGCAGCGATTCTCAGCTCCAAACGGGCTAGGCTTGCAAGTGCGGGTCAGAGATTGTTCTTGTTTGGTTCAGGAAGCCTGGCAAAGGCACCGGCCCGGGGCTCTGCAGTGGGGCTGTCCTGGAAAGCCCGGAGCGGCTGCGCGAGGAGAGGGCGCGGGCTCCGCTCTCCACTTTGGCCAACAGCGGCGCCCAGAGTCCACACAGGGGAACTgcagcctctgctgcttgggcTTAATCATTGCAGCGCACTGAATAGGTAAGCGCAGAAATTTGACTGATATAGCtatttaataatattaaaaatgataCTGTTAGAAATATCTCCACCCAaatttcctggtttccatggaaatCATGTAGATGTGGTAGATTAATATCTATTTATTGACACAATGATTCCTACCTTCAAATTCACACCATGAACATAAAGTGACTATAACACACGGTTGACCTAGACCACCTCATAGCAAGGAGTCCTTTCATTCTTATTTGTTAGTGTAGTGGATACATCCCACATTTCCTTTCTTGTCCCCAAcagtttccttcatttttctaGCTCCCTTCATGCTGATACATTTGAGTTCTTTCCAGAGAGCATGGGTAATACCGAATTCATCTTTAAGAAAGTGCTATTTGTACATATCTCCAAGAACTCTTCTCTTTCCCCAAAATAGTTCTAAATTCCTTATGGTAACATTATTCTATCTTCATTTGAATTATTGCAGGTAatttcagatgagaaaatgaTATACCCTGAAACGGACCAGACTACCCTTCTCTTTCCCACAACACACCACTCATTTTCCTGACAAATGTAACCTCAATCTTCAGTTACCAGGAGGAATGATGTTTTGCCTTGCAGCTCAGCATCACTGAATTCTAAGAGCAGCAGCCCTGGACCTTAGcgttagtctcccacatgggtttagggtcccaaggctttgggatatcgtGTGTTGCTTTCcccgaccacaagcagggagctggatgggaagtgcagcatctgggacatggattggcacccatatgcaagcacatgcagggcaagaatttagtcattaggctatcatgccagtccTATCTCTTTGTCTAAAAATGTTTATAAGCATTCAATAAAGTTTGGTGGTTGGTTATTCTCTTTACAAAATGTCTGATAATCATATTTTTACAAAAGGGCTTTTCCTCTCAAGAAGTTGGAAATACTCTTACCAAGTAATTATACATTTGACCACTGCACTGTGTGAAACAGACTCACATTCTATTGCACAGCCCATTCTTTGCAAAATATTACCAAGTACATAAGTATTCTAGAAAGATTGTTTCCTTTTATTAATACACACACATCCCAGGGATCAAGACTATATTGTTATCATCTTTTATTGATGATAACCACATGAAGTAGGAAATTTTACTGAAATactattaaagaaatgaaattagttAATCTTAGAATCTAATAATTTTTTGTAAGAAGACTGAGTGAATACAATGGATTACTTGCCTAGGATTTGAGAAAATGAGATGATTACTTCATAAAGCCAGCaaatggctaatcttccacctggagAGCCTCAGACAAACTTCACATACCTACTACAAGAGTATGAGCAATCAGTATTAAAACACGTGACTGCCTACTTCACAAATACTAGTTACACCACTCCCCAGGGTATCTTATTTGCCATTATTTTATTGTTGTGACCAATGACTGGCATTAACCTCCCTAATCATCTTTGGTAAACACGTAATTCTTGAGGCATTAATCCAACCTTCCACTAGCACCCCAACTAAAACAGATGCCTTTCCTTCAAATAGATGGAAACAAGTATGTATTCAGTACGACTGACTGAGGAACAGGAAGTCAgacataggagacacagaaaggtttTTGAATGAACAAGTCTAAGACTCTTCCACAGACCTGAATCCTTGAGAGGATCCCAAGAGGGTGGTTGAGATGCGTTTCACACATGCCAACTTATTACACCAACAAAAGCTAACTGACTTTTACTTACACAATACATGACCTCACAAAAGCAAATAGGGGGGAAGGTACAAAACCGAGATCCACTATACTCGTATCTTATCCATGGGTCTTCACCGAAGACCTAATACTATCATGTACCTGATTAAGAATCGCCAGTGAAATCAACTGGTAAACCTGCTTATGCCTCTTTGAAAAATTTTTAGCCCATCTTCATTACTTTTTTTACCCCTTCATCATTTGCTTTCTTTGCAAATAATAAACACATGTCAGCAAAATATAACTCTTTGTGGATACAAAAGAGGGCCTGAACTCACCTGAATTTGGGGGGGCTCATCCTTGCATTCATTAAAATCTATGGATGTTAACATAGAATCACTTTTCCCACAGCTCTCCTGGCTGATGAGTGTGTCTGCATAGTTGGGCTGTGGGAAGATGAGGTGGCTCCTCCGTGAGTCCGCCGTCAGGGACACCTCATGAGAATAGGTCTGCAGGAAAGCACGCATCCCGTCCACACCCACCAAGTGTGATGTGGGCACTCCTGTGAACTCACCACCTGCAGCGTGGAGTAGCCTGGAGTGGTGCCAGTGCCTCAGCCTGAGTGCCAGCAGCACAATCACAAAGGCCAGGAAGACACATGACACTgtggccactgccaccaccaggTACAGAGTGAGGTCTGCCTCATCAGCTTCCACGGAAGGCTTGAGGCTGCCCAGgtcagccagcactgcagggatgCTGTCGGCCACGGCCACTGTGAGCATGACAGTGGCCGAGAGAGGCGGCTGCCCGTGGTCCTGGACGGCCACCACCAGGCTCTGTTTGAGTGCATCTCTGTCCAGCAGGGCTCGCGCTGTGCGCACCTCGCCCGTGTGCAGCCCCACAGAGAACAGCCCTGGCTCACTGGCCTTGAGCAGCCGGTAGGACAGCCAGGCGTTCTGGCCAGAGTCCCTGTCCACTGCCACCACCTTGGTCACCAGGTAGCCAGGTTCTGCGGAGCGGGGTGCCAGCTCCACGCCTGTGGATCCATCGGTGGGGATGGTGGGGTAGAGGATCTCAGGGGCATTGTCATTCTGGTCCAGcacagagagggtgagggaggcatTGCTGCTGAGTGGTGGGTCCCCACTGTCACTGGCTGTCACCCAGAGCTGCAGGTCTCGGAACTGCTCATAGTCGAAGGAGCGCAATGCATACAGGACACCAGTGTCCGAGTTGATGGACATGTAGGAGGATACTGGCATCCCTTCAATGGTGTCTTCAACCAGGGAATAAGTGACTTGGGCATTCTGGTCACTGTCAGGGTCCATTGCTGTCACGGAGAAGATGGAGGCGCCCCTGgggttgttctcagggacataGATAGCATAGGAGGAGTGAGGGAACGTGGGTGAGTTGTCGTTGGTGTCGGTCACGTGCATGCTGATGTTAGTCTCCGTGGACAGAGAAGGGGTTCCACCATCTGTAGCTCGCAGTGTGATGTTGTACACAGAGCACTTTTCCCGATCCAGGCTTTTTGCTGTGACTAATCTGTAATAATTACCTattgatttttctaatttaaaaggcagattttctgaAATAGTACACGTCACCTCTCCATTTATTCCGGAATCTCTATCTTGGAGGTGGAAAAGAGCAATTACTGTGCCCAGAGGTGCATCTTCAGGGATGGAGCTGCTTACAGAGGTGACGGTCACTTCCGGAGCATTGTCATTCACGTCCACAACCATAACCAGGACTTTGACCTTGGCCAGACTCCCAGGACCATCCTGGGCCTGAATTTCCATTTCATAGGAGCTGGCTTCTTCATAATCCAGGCCTTTGAGAGTCGATAACTCTCCTGTCAGGGAATTCAGATGAAACAGCTGTATAAGTTTTGGAGTTATTTTCCGAAAAGAATATGTCACTTCTCCATTTACTCCTTCGTCCAGGTCTACAGCTTTGACTGTGAGAAGTCTTGTGCCCACTGGCACGTTCTCAGGAACAGTCACCTGGTactgaggcagagagaagacTGGGATGTGATCGTTCATATCCACCACTGTCACCTGGATCTGGGCAGTGGCGGAGAGGGGTGGGTTCCCACCATCAGAGGCCAAGAGAACCAGGTGGTGAAATGCTTCTTCTTCCCGGTCCAGCACTTGCTCCAGAACCAGTAGCGGGTACTTGACTCCATCGTCTCCACTTTGCATGACCAAGGAGAAATGGCGATTGGGGCTGAGCTGGTAGCTCTGCAGGGAGTTCACACCCACATCCGGGTCAACAGCCTCGCTTAAGGGAAACCGCAGTCCAGGAGCTGCGTTCTCCATTATTTTTACGTTTATCTCTTCTGTCAAGAATTTAGGAGCGTTGTCATTAACATCCCTTATCTCCACTTCTACAGGGTAGAGATTCATTTTCTCTTCCACCAGGATGTTCAGGCTCACCAGACACTGCGCGCTCTGGGTACAGAGCTCCTCGCGGTCTATCCTGCCCGCCGTGACCAAGCTGCCGCTGCGCGCGTTCAGAGCGAACAGCTGCGCCCTACCTCGGGAGACGATGCGGACTCCGCGCTCCACCAACTCCCGCGGCTCCAGCCCCAGGTCCTGGGCGATGTCGCCCACAAAAgatcctttttctgtttcttctgccaCGGAGTAACGAATCTGCCCAGCCCAGGCTTCCCACCGGGTCCCCAGGAGAATGGAGAGCAGGACAATTCCCCCGTAGTCAGCGCCCCTTGGTCGCGCCGCCATTGTCCCGCTGAGCTTGTGAAGACAGAGAGCTTTCTCCTAAGGCGCTGCTGAGCCCAGGTGTGTCGGCACGGACCCCTCTATATTCGGAAGAGAGTTCAGAATCCAACAGGAGAGAGGTTTGAGTCTGACGCCGCTTGCAAGAAATCTTgtttcagtctctcctttctttgtgcTGTTAAGGGTCGCTCTCTCCATTCTTCCGAATGGTGAACAGCGGCGCCCAGAGTCCTTACTAAGTTACTGCACTATATTGAAGCGAAATAAATGGATTTTATAGATGATTGCTTCATTCTTCAAAATTTCCCTGTTAACTTATATTTCTTTACTCTAGATATTTCTAATATAGTCTAAGAAGCTCCTTTAAGACACCAAATCGATGCAGGTGTGTTCATGGATGGGTGTTTGATAATTCCagataattaaaagaaaatttgactTCACATTACAACTTGAAGTGACCTTCTTTCAGGATACTggctcacattttattttatacagAAAAATCAACCATATAAGTTAAAAAGGTAACTAGTGTAtgtgtataatatacatatattatgttTATCATTCATTTTCCTATGAGCCTTTTGAAGCCTTTTTGTATACTTACAAGtaaattcttccattttctgcAGTATTCAAATCTTCTAAGTAATTCAACAGCATAAAATAAGCATAAATCTATTAGATTGCTAAGAAGTGCTTAATTAAAATATTGCATAAGCTCATTCTCTCAAACAAAtccttttattgttttaaaggtttattattggTTGAGTTACTTGGAAAAAATACCAACCCTTATTTAGTCACTTGAATTTGAACAATTCTATCAGAATTATCTTtcatttcccttctcttttcttcatGAAACATTTTTATGTTGAAGAGTCACTTGTTTGGAGTTCAGCTTAGTTCATTCCCAAGTAAAATTGTGGGTCTTTTCCAAGATTTCTTTCAGGTTTTGCTCCTTCTTCTTTGGCAACTGTCTCTTAAAAACAAGTTCGATCAGAAatggtgttttgctttttttttattattatttttaattcattaattacattgtattatgtaacacagtttcataggtacttggattctccccacccctccccaagccctcccaccatggtggattcctccaccttgttgcataaccacagttcaagttcagttgagattcccccattgcaagcatataccaaacatagagtccagcatcttattgtccagtcaaattcaatggcttcttaggtataccctctctggtctgaagacagagccagcagagtatcatcctgatcaattaaaagctgcaacataccatcagcaaaaatttacatcattatggaattaattgacatagtaatgagtaaccaatatgttaaaactaaatgcgagggcttggcagtgtggcctagtggctaaggtcctcgccttgatcccatatggccgctggttctaatcccagcagctccacttcctctctatctctcctcctctcagtatatctgactttgtaataaaaataaaataaatcttaaaaaaaaagtaaatgcgagttcttaaccaccttctatgaccacctcattgacatttcaattttagtttatacacaacatataacatacataacatgttatacataacatcatatcatcttaaattaaggcaaacgtggtatttaaccttttgggatttgctcatttcccttagcattatggtttccagtttggcccatttggccacaaagaactgcattttgtttttttttgatagctgagtagtattccatggagtagatgaaccatagctttcttatccaatcatctgctgatgggcattttggctgcttccatgtttttgcaattactgattgtgctgctgtgaacataggagtgcatgttggtttctcataaaacaagtgttctggatatattcctaggagtgctattgctggatcatacggtatgttgattttcagttgtttgaatgttctccatactgatttccatagaggctgtaccagcctgcagccccaccagcagtggagtagggttaccttttccctgcaaccttgccaacaagtgttgttggtgcttttattcatgtgggccagtcttattggggttaggtggtacctcattgatgttttaatttggatttcccttattgccagggaacttgagcattttttcatatgtttatttgccatttgggtttgttcctttgtgaagtgtctgcccatttcccgtgcccatttcttgagtggcttgtttgttttgatattttggttgttttgtagctctttgtatattctggagattagccctctatcacctacgtagtgcgcgaagatcttctcccattctgtgggttgcttttttactttgttgattatgtcccttgctgtacagaagcttcttagtttgatgaggtcccatttgtttattctgatcttgatttctattgcttttggtgtccttcttaggaagtagggacctacccctagatcttgcagagtatttccaacaattttcttccaaaagtttgaaggtttctggatgtaggtttagatctgctATCCAAGAAATGGTGTTTTTCACCGATGATCAGACGAAATCGGGCGCATTCAGAGTGGTATGGCCGTAAACTTTCACTGATGATCAAACAGCCCAATAGATTGCTAGGCTTTTTACTGATGCCTCAAAAAATGCAGTATTTCCTTAAAAGCTCAGACGACTGTCTTAATGTTAGTGATCTGTGTGGTGGGTAGATTAGAGAGAATCCTTGCTAAAACTTAGCAGTTGTATTTGTCAAGATGTTTAAGTCCATCCAGATGAATGAGCTATTTTTGTGACAGTAGAATCTGATAGTTTTTTCCAttcataaaatgttttgtttaaaagaaacGGTCACAGATAaatcagaaaagagaagaaaataaactaaCTCACTGTCCATGAGTGTTACTGAGTATTGCCTACGACAATGAATGTTCAAGGTGTAGCTTTAACAGCTTAAGGTTGGTAATATAGTAAAAAAGCATTCATACCATTCAGGTTTATGAAACAAATAATCATGTTTATATGAAACTATCTTACATATCTAATATCAAAGATTCAAGTTGTTTAAAATTGTAAATTCTTACAAAACCATTGAAGAATTATATCATATATATCCAAACGAATCAGATTTGAATATGCAAGTGAATAGAATCTTTTGatcataaatgtttttaaattgaaaCAAACACTCTACAACAAATGCTGAAGTACAACTATCACAAGGTTgattcagaagaaaatgaaatagagtTGTTGCAGTGGTCATTACTGCTCTCTAAATTTTGCATTGTTAcccaagaatgaaaaaaaaaatccaagtcagATACTGGAAAGATCAGCAAAGAGAGATGAAGACTCAGTGAGAAAACCTGGAGCAAGACCCCAAAGAAGTTGTTCAGTCCAAATTTGAGAAGAACTTGCTAACCAAGTCTGGTTTGGCAAAGCTACTTCTGATACATTCTGTATCGAAGCTACCAAGTCTAAGCTTATAACCCCAGCTATGGCGTCTGAGAAACTGAGGTTTCTCCTGGGACTTTAAGAACTTATCAGTTTGGCTTTAAATCACAATTTCAAGTAATTTACACTGGAGATACCAAGGGTATATGAACACGGCCAATCAAGTATACGTTTGAACAGTCAatgtattaaaatagaaaaaagagaagTATTACTCTTATTTTAAAGACATCAATGTTATCTTTATGAAGACTGACAGACTACAAAAAGCTGATCATTCATCTCCAAGATATCATCCGAATtactttttttcatgtgcataccAAATGTAAACGAATTAGTGCCTATATACTTCATCTACTATCAAATCATGATCTCAAGCTCAGGATTATGAAATTGTGactgtaattttaaaaactcatcaaATCATATAACCCCTGCATTCCATTAATTTTAGGGCCTTGAACTTTGTAAGAGTGCCAATAACAGGCTCTCCTATCTCCTTAGAAACCACTTTGTAGGACAATTTTGACAATTAAAAAAAGTTGTTCCTTTCTGAAACAGCCAATTAGTCTATCAATAAAGATGCCTGATTATTGCatgggagtgtctgggttcaagtcccagctcaagCTTTAGACGCCAGGTTCCTGCTCATGTAGATATTGGGAAgtatcaaggatggctcaagtaattgggttcctgccacccctgtgggatgcctgGGTTAAGTTTCAGGCTTGGGAAAAAAGTTtcaggcttggggagtgaacactaGAAGATGAAAGGCAATCCTCCTCAACAATGATTAACTAAAAATTCACTCTTTTCCACTCAGCCAAAGCATAACTTAATTCATACCACTGGAACATAATTACTGAAATCTATCATTCTTCTAAATAATAATCCTGGGGTAGatattgtggcacatcaggctaaatCACTGCTTGAGGGGCCCATCTCTCATGTTGTAGCATaacttcaaatcctggctgctccacttcagacccagctctccACTAAGgagcctgaaaagcagcagatgatggctcaagaacttgagtccctgctacctacatAGCAGATTAGAATTCCTGGTCCCTGGGGGAGCAAGccaccagatagaagatctctctctctctctggtaaaTAACTCTATTATAAAAGTGATAATCCCTTCTCCTTTACTATTTTAATAAGGATCTTCTGTGACAAAAACCTCATTTTATCTAGGTTAAAAAATGCTGCATTGAGGGCAGGTCTGTGGTCTGGTGGTTACAACCTGAGACTCCAGTACCCCACAGCCGaatgcctgggcttgagtcctggctctgtttcaggctccggcttcctgctaatgaagatcTGGGAGgtagcaatggctcaagtagtacGGCTCTTGCTATCCATGTAGGAGAACTGATAGAATAGCTGGCTTCCAGGTTCAGCCTGGCTTGTTCCTAGCtttgtgggcttttggggagtaaGCAAATGAGagagttctctctctgtcccagtacctcttaaataaataaaaaatttaacccTGTAAAAGggataaattatttcaaattttaacagAATTCTGTTGCTCATTCTTGATTATATCATTCAAATCATCTCTATAACTCTTAGAGGTGGGAACTACTGAGAATATGTTatacttcattttcatttctaaatattATTAAGCATAAAATGTATGTGAGAGATTATAGTAAGACACAGCATCAAGAGTTTTATGTATTTAAGAATGAAATAATTATAATGCTAATTATAAATATTTGGTCATTATACTGCTTTGAAGTTTAAAATAACTTCCATAAAGTTACTTTATCATCTCAGAATTGGTGTGGGGTAGgtgagtttatttttatatatttgaaaggcagatagataaagagagcttcctggttcacttcctaaacacagcagttggggctgaaccaggttgaaggcaggaatTAGCATCCTGAGTAGCGTCTCAACTGTTACACCAAAAACCAGCCCTAGgtaatttttgtatttaaatacTTTTAGGTTTAAATTCAAAATCAGAGATTGTGACTAATCCATATGAAGGACAGTTCTAGGAATATTATTCAGGTCCTTGAAACTAAACATTGAGTATTCTTGTCTCTTGGCAGAAAGGATTATTCTCTTTGAAATAGAAAACCTTTGAGGGGGGCAGGTGATGTGGCTCAATAGGTAGAACTACTGTTTGGGACACAGTCACTATCATCCCAAGTTACATGGCCTGGGATTCAGTCCTGCttccacttctaatacagcttccAACTAATGCAGCCTCGGAGGCAGCTGGGGATAGATTAAGTGCGtgagtccctgcacctacatggaaggccTGAATGGAGTCCTTAGTTGCTGCCTTTAGGCTGGTTTAGCCCTAGCTGTTGGGAACGTTTGGGGATAGACTCAGTGAGTGCTTTtgtaattaagtaaataaatagtaaataaataagcaagct
It encodes the following:
- the LOC101522188 gene encoding protocadherin gamma-B4 isoform X14, with the translated sequence MGRGSGAGALLFALLLLLLLQLPLFCRALSEQLRYRIREEMPVGTVVGHLARDLGISVPGVAARKLRLSSEKPYLSVRAESGELVVSGRLDREQLCGRKPACSLELEAVAENPLNFYHVNVEVEDINDHAPKFTQSFFELQISESAQPGARFILGSAFDADIGTNSLQSYQLSPSDHFSLANKEKSDGSKYPEMILKASLDREKQRSYHLTLTALDSGDPALSSTAQIHVLVADANDNPPVFSQNVYKVRISEAVHPGSMVLRVTATDQDEGVNAEITFSCSEVSQVPQFELNPDTGEISTLHALDFEELKEYSFVVQARDGGGLIAQCTVEIEVLDENDNAPEVKFQSLPNLVTEDAMPGTLIALIKIQDKDSGPNGEVTCNLEGYVPFKMLTSSKNTYKLVTDGVLDREQSPEYNVTITATDRGKPPLSSSVSVTVHIADVNDNAPVFQQPSYVVHVAENNPPGASIAQVSASDPDLGSNGQVTYSIVASDLEAQTLASYVSVSAHSGVLFAQRALDHEQLRAFHLTLQARDQGSPALSANVSVRVLVGDRNDNAPRVLYPALAPDGSALFDTVPRAAEPGYLVTKVVAVDADSGHNAWLSYHVLQASEPGLFSLGLRTGEVRTARALGDRDAARQRLLVAVRDGGQPPLSATATLHLVFADSLQEVPPDLSEHAAPPDPQGELQFYLVLALAAISVLFLLTVILAIALRLRRSSSSAMGGCFQPGAVCSKSGPGMPPRYSEGTLPYSYNLCVAHTGKTEFSFLNASEQLSTGQDILCGDPSGSLFPLSTPSEPTSQQQAPPNTDWRFSQAQRPGTSGSQNGDETGTWPNNQFDTEMLQAMILASASEAADGSSTLGGGAGTMGLSARYGPQFTLQHVPDYRQNVYIPGSNATLTNAGGKRDGKAPAGGNGNKKKSGKKEKK
- the LOC101522188 gene encoding protocadherin gamma-A7 isoform X6, coding for MAARPRGADYGGIVLLSILLGTRWEAWAGQIRYSVAEETEKGSFVGDIAQDLGLEPRELVERGVRIVSRGRAQLFALNARSGSLVTAGRIDREELCTQSAQCLVSLNILVEEKMNLYPVEVEIRDVNDNAPKFLTEEINVKIMENAAPGLRFPLSEAVDPDVGVNSLQSYQLSPNRHFSLVMQSGDDGVKYPLLVLEQVLDREEEAFHHLVLLASDGGNPPLSATAQIQVTVVDMNDHIPVFSLPQYQVTVPENVPVGTRLLTVKAVDLDEGVNGEVTYSFRKITPKLIQLFHLNSLTGELSTLKGLDYEEASSYEMEIQAQDGPGSLAKVKVLVMVVDVNDNAPEVTVTSVSSSIPEDAPLGTVIALFHLQDRDSGINGEVTCTISENLPFKLEKSIGNYYRLVTAKSLDREKCSVYNITLRATDGGTPSLSTETNISMHVTDTNDNSPTFPHSSYAIYVPENNPRGASIFSVTAMDPDSDQNAQVTYSLVEDTIEGMPVSSYMSINSDTGVLYALRSFDYEQFRDLQLWVTASDSGDPPLSSNASLTLSVLDQNDNAPEILYPTIPTDGSTGVELAPRSAEPGYLVTKVVAVDRDSGQNAWLSYRLLKASEPGLFSVGLHTGEVRTARALLDRDALKQSLVVAVQDHGQPPLSATVMLTVAVADSIPAVLADLGSLKPSVEADEADLTLYLVVAVATVSCVFLAFVIVLLALRLRHWHHSRLLHAAGGEFTGVPTSHLVGVDGMRAFLQTYSHEVSLTADSRRSHLIFPQPNYADTLISQESCGKSDSMLTSIDFNECKDEPPQIQQAPPNTDWRFSQAQRPGTSGSQNGDETGTWPNNQFDTEMLQAMILASASEAADGSSTLGGGAGTMGLSARYGPQFTLQHVPDYRQNVYIPGSNATLTNAGGKRDGKAPAGGNGNKKKSGKKEKK